The following coding sequences lie in one Cercospora beticola chromosome 9, complete sequence genomic window:
- a CDS encoding uncharacterized protein (BUSCO:EOG092644N1): MAAQPTDHIAHELLSRAREPEIASKIFSDKVKKIPLLLRPTSPDPSVNARAKRQYERHQKEKAKRKSKKPKPLSAKQKRALGIYDIPKDQRKYAIYEPLHNMWCNYMREILGLKDGRTHVEPNGAGPMLVTADYHGAMMEVVRSRCPSRVGLKGIVVKDTRYTFEIITGRNELKTVPKEHTVFRFELPFEEKSGVEAEEKDKMKPLVFELYGHQFESRAPDRANKKFKMHIDSDI; encoded by the coding sequence ATGGCTGCCCAGCCAACCGATCACATCGCCCACGAGCTCCTGTCTCGTGCGCGCGAACCCGAAATCGCAAGCAAGATCTTCAGCGACAAAGTCAAAAAGATCCCGCTCTTGCTTCGCCCAACTTCACCAGATCCAAGTGTCAACGCGCGAGCAAAACGACAGTACGAACGCCATCAGAAAGAGAAAGCGAAGCGAAAATCCAAGAAGCCCAAACCGCTCTctgcgaagcagaagcgcgcACTTGGTATCTACGACATCCCGAAAGATCAGCGAAAATATGCTATTTACGAGCCGCTGCATAATATGTGGTGCAATTACATGCGCGAGATCCTGGGATTGAAAGATGGGAGGACACATGTTGAGCCTAATGGAGCTGGACCCATGCTTGTCACGGCTGATTATCATGGCGCGATGATGGAGGTTGTGAGGAGCAGGTGTCCGAGCAGAGTGGGGTTGAAGGGCATTGTGGTGAAGGACACGAGATATACGTTCGAGATCATCACAGGGAGGAACGAGCTGAAGACTGTGCCGAAAGAGCACACGGTATTTCGGTTCGAGCTGCCattcgaggagaagagtggtgttgaggcggaggagaaggacaagaTGAAGCCGTTGGTGTTTGAGCTATATGGGCATCAATTTGAGAGTCGGGCTCCAGATCGTGCGAACAAGAAGTTCAAGATGCACATAGATTCCGACATATGA
- the RPL11 gene encoding 60S ribosomal protein L11 (BUSCO:EOG09264X8J) produces the protein MAKGESSTQQADGSAVKTQGGSDKSANPMRELRIQKLVLNISVGESGDRLTRAAKVLEQLSGQTPVYSKARYTVRTFGIRRNEKIAVHVTVRGPKAEEILERGLKVKEYELRKRNFSETGNFGFGISEHIDLGIKYDPAIGIYGMDFYCCMTRPGERVSKRRRAKARIGASHRITRDETVKWYKNRFEGIVR, from the exons ATG GCAAAGGGCGAATCTTCCACACAGCAGGCCGATGGCTCCGCCGTCAAGACCCAGGGCGGCAGCGACAAGTCCGCCAACCCCATGCGTGAGCTCCGCATCCAAAAGCTCGTCCTCAACATCTCCGTCGGCGAGTCTGGTGACAGACTTACTCGTGCCGCCAAggtgctcgagcagctgagCGGTCAGACTCCAGTCTACA GCAAGGCCCGCTACACTGTCCGTACCTTCGGTATCCGTCGTAACGAAAAGATTGCCGTCCACGTCACCGTCCGTGGACCAAAGGCCGAGGAGATCCTCGAGCGTGGCCTGAAGGTCAAGGAGTACGAGCTCCGCAAGCGCAACTTCTCCGAGACTGGCAACTTCGGCTTCGGTATCTCCGAGCACATCGACTTGGGTATCAAGTACGACCCAGCGATCGGTATCTACGGAATGGACTTCTACTGCTGCAT GACCCGCCCTGGTGAGCGTGTCTCCAAGCGTCGCCGAGCGAAGGCCAGAATCGGTGCCTCCCACCGCATCACCCGCGACGAGACCGTCAAGTGGTACAAGAACCGCTTCGAGGGTATTGTGCGATAA